The window TAACTGCTTCTTTCCTTTCGCCAGGGACTACTTCAAGGGATAGAGTTCGCTTATTTAAAGAAATAGAGAGGTTCATATTCATTACATTTCGAATGAGTCGAGCTTTTTCAACATATAGAAATAGTGAATTTTACAGAGCTGCAAGAAAACTCAGACAAAATGAACTAAGTGTATCAGATATAATCACAAGCTTGAAAGAAAGAATGGGTTACTGTTTCTACACATCTGACGAAAATGAAACTTTCTTTGATCATGAATACTTCCAAAAATTTATTGAAAAAAAATTTAAAAATGATCGGGGAGGCGGGTTCTATAATTGGAATGGTCTAAGATATCTACTATATGAGTATGAAATGGATAAGGTTCGCCAAAGAGGTAGTCAAAAGATTGATTGGAAGTTATTTGTAAAAGGAGAAAAAGATAAAGTTTCAATTGAACATATCTATCCTCAAACACCTGATAATAAATACTGGAAAAAAGAATTCAAAGGATATAAAAAAAAGCAATTAAAATATTTAAATGGTTCATTAGGCAATCTATTACCACTATCACAGAGCATAAATTCGAGCTTGCAAAATGATAGTTTTATAGAAAAAAAATCGCCAAAATATGACGAAGACGGTAAGAAAATTAGACAAGGCTATAGTGATGGTTCTCACTCTGAAATTGAGGTTTCAGAGAATGATGATTGGAACCCAGAAAAAATTTTAGAACGTGGTTTTAAACTACTCGAGTTTATAGAGGAAAGATGGAATTTGAAATTTGAGAACGATTGGACAAAAGCTGAACTATTGTTTCTAAATTTTATGTTACCTGATGATGAATAATGCACAAGGGAACAACACGCGGTATAGTTTAATAAGGGGTTTAGTGATTTTCGGAGTGTAGTAACACTCTCCAAATTTAACTGTAACTTGACATGTAAAAAGCCCGCGACCCCTTACTAACCATACCGCCACCGTTACATACATTCCCATATCACTCGCCAGCATCACACCCCGTTTAAAACCGTGCAGCCATGCGGGTTAAATTCCGCACCCGACAAAGAGGAAGGCCATGTTAAGCCAATTAAAGCTGAATAAAACAACCGTGGTAACCATTGACTGGGATATGACTCCAGATCTTGCCTTCTGCACCTTTTCCGCCAAAGGTCTGCGGGAAGAGCTGATCAATACCACAGAGCGAAGCTGCTATTTCTTTATTGATAACTGGGGCGATGAACCGAAGCTCTGCCTGATGGAGCGCGGGGTCAGGTATGTGCATATCCTGGCAGAGATCACAGCGCCCAAGGAGATCGTGCATGCTTGTCTTATCCGGCAGGGAACCAAGCCCTCCACCAGGGGAAATTCCCCGATTGATGACACCCTCAAGGAGTGGCTGCTGGCCGAGGTCGTGGAACGAGAAGACAGCCCGTATCTCCTGCTGACGATTGCGCCGCAGCCGGAAGCGGAAGATATGGGCGAACCGCTCCCATCTGCGGAAAGCAGCAGCTTCACCGGTGAAAAAATCATCCTGCCGTCGGAACCGCGCGCCGTGACGGAAGAACAGGTCGAGTCGCTTATTAGAGACGGGAATTTTTACGATGTTCGGCTCAATCCCCAGGGCAACTTTGCCAATGCCTTGACCGACAGTGGAGACGAGCTTACAGTCCTTGACCAAGGCACCGGCCTGCTTTGGCAGCGGGCCGGGATTGATCTCTGCTCAATCCGTACCATGAAGACGAGAATTGAGGAACTGAACAGCGCAGGTTTTGCCGGTTTCCACGATTGGCGCATGCCCTCCCCGGAAGAGGCTATGTCCCTGATGGAACCGACAGCCAATGCAAAGGGAATGCATCTGCATCCCTGTTTCTCCAAGGAACAGCCCTTTATCTTTACCAATGCCCGCCGCACCCCGACTGGCTATTGGTTTGTCGATTATGCCCAGGGCAGGATCTATTGGTCTTCCGGCACCGTACCCGGAGGATTTTGTAGACTATGCAGGGCACAGTAAGTAAGGGCACGGCGTGCCGTTCCCTTACCGGAACCGCAAAATCAACCCAGGAGGAGAACCCTATGACTGATCAAGCATCCTATACCCTCAAGGTAGACGGCATGAGCTGTAAGCATTGCGAAGCCGCTGTCACTGAGGCGGCCCAGTCCGTTGCTGGCGTAACAGCAGTCAACGTTGACCTGGAAGCTGGCAGCGTCACCGTGCAAGGTGGTGAACCGGAGGCAGTCATCCAGGCCATTACTGAAGCAGGCTACACCGCCAGCATGGCCTAACGAACGATCCCATCTGATCATCTGTCCGGGCCTGTCTTTGTGCAGGCCCGAAGCAATTATGAACCAGACATCAGGAGATCCGACATGTTGCAACTCCGTACTTTCCTACTCCTCCAAATCCTCGCCTTCCTCCCAGCAACCGCTTCTGCTGAACTGCTGCTTGATCTGCCGCCCATTCTGGCAGGAGCATTAAAGAACTCAGGTACCTGCACGCCGGTGAGCAACCCGTTCTCCTTTTCCGGCCTGCAATGGACAGTACGCTCAGGCAGCGGTGGTCCCGGCCCTAATAATTGGGCAGCAGAAAATGTCTGCATAGATGAAAACGGTTGGTTGCATTTGAATATTACAGAGGATAATGGCACATGGTCATCTGCGGAGATACAGACCGTGGACAGCCTGGGCTTTGGCACCTATCAATTCTGGATCATCGGCCAAACCGATACCCTTGATCCCAATGTCACCCTGGGTCTGTTCAACTACGGCACAGAGGATTGCATCCAGGAAATCGACATAGAACTGGGTGCCTTGGGCAGCAACAGCCCCATTATACCGCTCCATTACTCTGTCTACCCGAACACGGAGCAGGCCACCTGCCCTGCTTCCTGCTCTGCAAGCAGCGGTAACTGTGAAGCCTGCGAAACAGGTAAATACTATTGCACCACCGGAGGTAACTATACCCTCTCCGGCAGCTACTCAACCCATCGCTTTACCTGGCAGAGTACAGGCATCCGCTTTCAGAGCCTGCACGGGCACCAGGATGATGACAGCAATTCCTTTGCCGACTGGACCTATGCCGCTAGTAGCTCCCCAATAGATGTCATCCCGCAGAGCCCCTTGCCGGTACATATCAACTACTGGCTCTTTCAGGGTGCTACCCCGACTGACGGCAAAACCCCGCAGGAGATCATTATCAGGCAGTTCAGTTACACACCGGAGCCATAATTCGCCAGCTGCGGATCACGAAATATTGCCAACCATCGCTGATGAAAACCATCTTCATCCTGGGAAATATTATCTAACAAACATGACAATCCTCTCTCTGTTCCTTCAATATTGATATTAAAATGACGTTTCTGAATACCGGCAGAATTTATGTTACCACCAGTTATTTTTTGCAAAAACAAAAGAGCATGGTAGTATGAAACAGAGCTTTCTAAGCCATTCATTAAAAGGGGAGAAACCTATGTCCGAACACATTGCCGCTCTTTCAAATATTGCTGCAAAGTATGATAATGACCCGAACCGACTGCTCGATATACTCATTGATGTGCAGGCTCAGGAGCGTTGCGTCACTGATGATGCGGCCCGGCAACTGGCCCGGGAAGTGGGCCTGTCCTGGGCTGATATCCACCAGACTGTTTCCTTTTACCATTTGCTTTCCGAGACACCGCGCGGGGAATACACCATCTACCTCAATAACGGCCCAGTTGCCATCATGCAAGGCTATGAAGAGGTTGCAGCCGCTTTCAGCGAGGCCGCA is drawn from Candidatus Electrothrix aestuarii and contains these coding sequences:
- a CDS encoding glycoside hydrolase family 16 protein → MLQLRTFLLLQILAFLPATASAELLLDLPPILAGALKNSGTCTPVSNPFSFSGLQWTVRSGSGGPGPNNWAAENVCIDENGWLHLNITEDNGTWSSAEIQTVDSLGFGTYQFWIIGQTDTLDPNVTLGLFNYGTEDCIQEIDIELGALGSNSPIIPLHYSVYPNTEQATCPASCSASSGNCEACETGKYYCTTGGNYTLSGSYSTHRFTWQSTGIRFQSLHGHQDDDSNSFADWTYAASSSPIDVIPQSPLPVHINYWLFQGATPTDGKTPQEIIIRQFSYTPEP
- a CDS encoding heavy metal-associated domain-containing protein: MTDQASYTLKVDGMSCKHCEAAVTEAAQSVAGVTAVNVDLEAGSVTVQGGEPEAVIQAITEAGYTASMA
- a CDS encoding DUF1566 domain-containing protein; this encodes MLSQLKLNKTTVVTIDWDMTPDLAFCTFSAKGLREELINTTERSCYFFIDNWGDEPKLCLMERGVRYVHILAEITAPKEIVHACLIRQGTKPSTRGNSPIDDTLKEWLLAEVVEREDSPYLLLTIAPQPEAEDMGEPLPSAESSSFTGEKIILPSEPRAVTEEQVESLIRDGNFYDVRLNPQGNFANALTDSGDELTVLDQGTGLLWQRAGIDLCSIRTMKTRIEELNSAGFAGFHDWRMPSPEEAMSLMEPTANAKGMHLHPCFSKEQPFIFTNARRTPTGYWFVDYAQGRIYWSSGTVPGGFCRLCRAQ